In Bacillus toyonensis BCT-7112, a single window of DNA contains:
- the tyrS gene encoding tyrosine--tRNA ligase yields MNIIDELEWRGAVNQQTDEEGLRKLVEEKKISLYCGVDPTGDSMHIGHLIPFMMMKRFQLAGHHPVILIGGATGTIGDPSGRQSERQLQTLEVVQHNVDALTAQMKKLFDFGGNSEVKMVNNYDWTHEINIIEFLRDYGKNFSINSMLAKDIVASRLDTGISFTEFTYQILQAMDFHHLYTKEDVQLQIGGSDQWGNITSGLDLIRKLEGHEAKVFGLTIPLLLKSDGTKFGKSASGAVWLDAEKTTPFEFYQFWVNTDDRDVIKYLKYFTFLAKERIDELATKVEAEPHKREAQKVLGEEMTKFVHGEEALLQAVKITSALFSGDIKSLTADEIEQGFKEMPTFQSSKETKNIVEWLVDLGIEPSRRQAREDINNGAISMNGEKVTDVGTDVTVENSFDGRFIIIRKGRKNYSLVKLG; encoded by the coding sequence ATGAATATTATTGATGAATTAGAATGGCGCGGTGCTGTGAATCAACAGACGGATGAAGAAGGTTTACGTAAGTTAGTAGAAGAGAAAAAGATTTCACTATACTGCGGAGTAGATCCAACTGGTGATAGTATGCATATCGGACATTTGATTCCGTTTATGATGATGAAGAGATTCCAATTAGCTGGTCATCATCCGGTTATTTTAATTGGCGGGGCAACAGGAACAATTGGTGATCCAAGTGGACGTCAATCAGAGCGTCAACTGCAAACTTTAGAAGTAGTGCAGCATAATGTAGATGCGTTAACAGCGCAAATGAAAAAGCTATTTGATTTCGGTGGAAATAGCGAAGTGAAGATGGTAAATAACTACGACTGGACACATGAAATAAACATTATTGAGTTTTTACGTGATTACGGGAAAAACTTTAGCATCAATAGCATGTTAGCGAAGGATATTGTAGCAAGTCGTTTAGATACAGGCATTTCTTTTACAGAATTCACGTACCAAATCTTGCAAGCGATGGATTTCCATCATTTATACACGAAAGAAGATGTTCAACTGCAAATTGGTGGTAGTGACCAATGGGGAAATATTACGAGCGGGTTAGATTTAATTCGTAAGTTAGAAGGACATGAGGCGAAAGTATTTGGACTAACAATTCCGTTATTATTAAAATCAGACGGTACGAAATTTGGAAAATCAGCAAGTGGTGCGGTTTGGCTTGATGCTGAAAAAACAACGCCATTTGAATTTTACCAGTTCTGGGTGAATACAGATGATCGTGATGTAATTAAATACTTGAAATACTTTACATTCTTAGCGAAAGAGCGAATTGATGAATTGGCAACGAAGGTAGAAGCCGAGCCTCATAAACGTGAAGCGCAAAAAGTGTTAGGCGAAGAAATGACGAAATTCGTTCATGGAGAAGAGGCATTATTGCAAGCTGTGAAAATTACCTCGGCATTATTTAGCGGAGATATTAAATCGTTAACAGCTGATGAAATTGAACAAGGCTTTAAAGAGATGCCGACATTCCAGTCTTCCAAAGAGACGAAAAATATTGTAGAGTGGCTAGTTGATTTAGGGATTGAACCATCTAGACGTCAAGCTCGTGAAGACATTAATAACGGTGCGATTTCTATGAATGGTGAGAAAGTAACGGATGTAGGTACGGATGTTACTGTAGAAAATTCATTTGATGGAAGATTTATTATTATTCGTAAAGGGAGGAAGAACTACAGCTTAGTGAAATTGGGATAA
- the murB gene encoding UDP-N-acetylmuramate dehydrogenase, with protein MNMQEVYKYLSTVLPEGHVTQDEMLKNHTHIKVGGKADVFVAPTNYDEIQEVIKYANQYNIPVTFLGNGSNVIIKDGGIRGITVSLIHITGVTVTGTTIVAQCGAAIIDVSRIALDHNLTGLEFACGIPGSVGGALYMNAGAYGGEVSFVLTEAVVMTGDGELRTLTKEAFEFGYRKSVFANNHYIILEARFELEEGVHEEIKEKMDDLTYKRESKQPLEYPSCGSVFKRPPNNFAGKLIQESGLQGKRIGGVEVSLKHAGFMVNVDNGTAQDYIDLIHFVQKTVEEKFGVKLEREVRIIGEDLQ; from the coding sequence ATGAATATGCAAGAGGTTTATAAATATTTAAGTACGGTATTGCCTGAAGGTCATGTTACACAAGATGAAATGTTAAAGAATCATACGCATATTAAAGTTGGCGGAAAAGCAGATGTGTTCGTTGCGCCTACGAATTATGATGAAATTCAAGAAGTTATTAAGTATGCTAACCAATATAATATTCCAGTTACGTTTTTAGGAAATGGATCAAATGTCATTATTAAAGATGGTGGGATTCGCGGAATTACGGTCAGTTTAATTCATATTACAGGTGTTACTGTAACAGGAACAACGATTGTAGCACAGTGCGGTGCAGCAATTATTGATGTATCACGTATTGCATTAGACCACAATTTAACAGGGCTTGAGTTTGCTTGTGGCATTCCAGGTTCAGTTGGCGGAGCATTATATATGAATGCTGGTGCCTACGGTGGTGAAGTATCGTTTGTATTAACAGAAGCTGTCGTAATGACAGGTGATGGAGAGTTACGCACTTTAACGAAAGAAGCATTTGAATTTGGATATCGTAAGAGTGTATTTGCGAACAATCATTACATTATTCTTGAAGCGAGATTTGAACTTGAAGAAGGTGTACATGAAGAGATTAAAGAAAAAATGGATGATTTAACGTATAAGCGTGAATCAAAACAACCTTTAGAATATCCGTCATGCGGTAGTGTATTTAAGCGCCCACCAAATAACTTTGCTGGTAAGTTGATTCAAGAATCAGGACTACAAGGAAAGCGAATTGGCGGAGTAGAAGTTTCATTAAAACATGCTGGATTTATGGTGAATGTTGATAATGGAACAGCACAAGACTACATCGATTTAATTCACTTCGTACAAAAGACAGTTGAAGAAAAATTCGGTGTGAAGTTAGAGAGAGAAGTAAGGATTATTGGAGAAGATCTACAATAA